In Metopolophium dirhodum isolate CAU chromosome 7, ASM1992520v1, whole genome shotgun sequence, one genomic interval encodes:
- the LOC132948858 gene encoding aprataxin has translation MTNEARNNLILSMNDPSNILYSDEFVVIVADQYPKSEHHYLVMPKEDLFDVRSLREHHIPKLIYMELKGLEYVMRTTGLFAQDLLVGYHAFTSMNRLHLHVLSKDFCGPHMRLPHQWNSFNTEFFIPTHKIISELQSIGHTVLPPNKKILHQPVQCNKCDFFTNEIKHLKFHLKMVHYVPQIV, from the exons ATGACCAACGAAGCGCGGAACAACCTGATCCTGTCGATGAACGACCCGTCGAACATACTCTACTCGGACGAATTTGTGGTGATCGTTGCCGACCAGTACCCCAAGTCCGAACATCACTATCTGGTTATGCCCAAGGAAGACCTGTTCGATGTTCGCTCGCTCAGAGAGCACCATATACCCAAGCTCATCTATATGGAGCTCAAAGGCCTCGAGTACGTGATGCGTACCACTGGACTGTTTGCACAAGATTTACT aGTTGGATACCATGCTTTTACATCAATGAACCGATTACACTTGCATGTGTTGAGTAAAGACTTTTGTGGGCCACACATGAGACTGCCTCACCAGTGGAATTCATTTAATACGGAATTCTTCATACCTACTcaca AAATAATTTCTGAATTACAATCCATAGGACACACAGTATTGCCGCCCAACAAGAAAATTTTGCATCAACCAGTTCAATGTAATAAATGTGACTTCTTCACCAatgaaattaaacatttaaaatttcatttgaaGATGGTTCACTATGTGCcacaaattgtttaa
- the LOC132948857 gene encoding BSD domain-containing protein 1-like isoform X1 — translation MADKQPDDVEKVIEEAVVNSGSKENEGGGWWDSLYSAAKSKSAEVLESVKRDLGELTTIVTTETSNIVLNTTNVVKDTLQLENPESTANTMKKSVSSFLDQMSSALNPLPDDEDEAIMIVGSDTVTLSRLQAQIYTLANDPNTFVMEIDDQLDKRYKAWLDWVKSGDSSLLSNDKLTKILNECTPLRDNYQKLVPDSVSHADFWYRFLFRKALLEDEDAKQQRRSEKENREAERIDFNKELTPLSDIELSEKEQEEILSSYDQERRVSSKSSSPIEDIKKDSKSKQEDIPSNASSVTTSSLDKDEWVKDFDIEDIEPPTNTK, via the exons ATGGCCGACAA ACAACCCGACGATGTTGAAAAAGTCATTGAAGAAGCCGTAGTAAATTCAGGTTCAAAAGAAAATGAAGGTGGTGGATGGTGGGATTCATTGTACTCTGCAGCAAAGTCTAaa TCTGCTGAAGTATTGGAATCAGTTAAACGTGACCTTGGTGAACTAACAACAATAGTCACCACCGAAACCAGCAATATTGTCTTAAATACTACAAATGTTGTTAAAGATACATTGCAA tTGGAAAATCCAGAATCTACTGCTAACACTATGAAGAAATCAGTAAGTTCGTTTCTGGACCAAATGTCAAGTGCATTAAACCCTTTGCCAGATGATGAAGATGAAGCAATAATGATTGTTGGCTCAGACACAGTTACACTGTCTAGGCTAcaa GCGCAAATATATACTCTGGCTAATGATCCGAATACATTTGTAATGGAAATTGATGACCAACTTGATAAAAGATATAAAGCTTGGTTGGATTGGGTGAAAAGCGGTGATAGTAGTTTGTTATCTAATGATAAACTCACAAAGATCTTAAATGAGTGCACTCCATTACGTGACAACTATCAGAAACTCGTGCCAGATTCTGTTTCTCATGCTGACTTTTGGTATCGATTTCTGTTTCGAAAGGCATTGTTGGAAGACGAAGATGCCAAACAGCAGAGGCGTTCAGAAAAGGAAAATAGAGAAGCCGAAAGAATAGATTTCAATAAAG agTTAACTCCGTTGTCTGATATAGAGCTGTCTGAAAAAGAACAAGAGGAGATATTGTCGTCATATGATCAGGAACGAAGAGTATCATCAAAGTCCAGCAGTCCTATAGAAG ACATAAAAAAGGATTCAAAATCAAAACAAGAAGATATTCCATCTAATGCTTCTTCAGTTACCACTTCAAGTTTAGACAAAG ATGAATGGGTCAAGGATTTTGATATAGAGGACATTGAACCACCTACCAATACCAAGTGA
- the LOC132948857 gene encoding BSD domain-containing protein 1-like isoform X2 has product MADKQPDDVEKVIEEAVVNSGSKENEGGGWWDSLYSAAKSKSAEVLESVKRDLGELTTIVTTETSNIVLNTTNVVKDTLQLENPESTANTMKKSVSSFLDQMSSALNPLPDDEDEAIMIVGSDTVTLSRLQAQIYTLANDPNTFVMEIDDQLDKRYKAWLDWVKSGDSSLLSNDKLTKILNECTPLRDNYQKLVPDSVSHADFWYRFLFRKALLEDEDAKQQRRSEKENREAERIDFNKELSEKEQEEILSSYDQERRVSSKSSSPIEDIKKDSKSKQEDIPSNASSVTTSSLDKDEWVKDFDIEDIEPPTNTK; this is encoded by the exons ATGGCCGACAA ACAACCCGACGATGTTGAAAAAGTCATTGAAGAAGCCGTAGTAAATTCAGGTTCAAAAGAAAATGAAGGTGGTGGATGGTGGGATTCATTGTACTCTGCAGCAAAGTCTAaa TCTGCTGAAGTATTGGAATCAGTTAAACGTGACCTTGGTGAACTAACAACAATAGTCACCACCGAAACCAGCAATATTGTCTTAAATACTACAAATGTTGTTAAAGATACATTGCAA tTGGAAAATCCAGAATCTACTGCTAACACTATGAAGAAATCAGTAAGTTCGTTTCTGGACCAAATGTCAAGTGCATTAAACCCTTTGCCAGATGATGAAGATGAAGCAATAATGATTGTTGGCTCAGACACAGTTACACTGTCTAGGCTAcaa GCGCAAATATATACTCTGGCTAATGATCCGAATACATTTGTAATGGAAATTGATGACCAACTTGATAAAAGATATAAAGCTTGGTTGGATTGGGTGAAAAGCGGTGATAGTAGTTTGTTATCTAATGATAAACTCACAAAGATCTTAAATGAGTGCACTCCATTACGTGACAACTATCAGAAACTCGTGCCAGATTCTGTTTCTCATGCTGACTTTTGGTATCGATTTCTGTTTCGAAAGGCATTGTTGGAAGACGAAGATGCCAAACAGCAGAGGCGTTCAGAAAAGGAAAATAGAGAAGCCGAAAGAATAGATTTCAATAAAG AGCTGTCTGAAAAAGAACAAGAGGAGATATTGTCGTCATATGATCAGGAACGAAGAGTATCATCAAAGTCCAGCAGTCCTATAGAAG ACATAAAAAAGGATTCAAAATCAAAACAAGAAGATATTCCATCTAATGCTTCTTCAGTTACCACTTCAAGTTTAGACAAAG ATGAATGGGTCAAGGATTTTGATATAGAGGACATTGAACCACCTACCAATACCAAGTGA
- the LOC132948860 gene encoding MICOS complex subunit MIC10-like, with product MSKVYKENEINVRVDRCLYDSVIKFGGGLSVGVMASLLFFKRKKWPMIMGSGFGLGLAYDNCEKDLKEYFTST from the exons ATGAGTAAGGTGTACAAAGAAAACGAGATCAACGTCCGAGTGGATAGATGCCTGTACGATTCGGTGATCAAATTCG gTGGCGGCTTGAGTGTAGGTGTTATGGCATCCCTGTTGTTCTTCAAAC GTAAGAAGTGGCCAATGATCATGGGTTCTGGTTTTGGATTGGGCTTAGCATATGATAATTGCGAAAAAGACTTAAAGGAATATTTTACGAGTACTTAA
- the LOC132948271 gene encoding small ribosomal subunit protein mS26, with amino-acid sequence MQNLCKVELLYGKLLCKTKAINQQPVRYTRKPRWLPKAPTKMFRVPVRPQISTEENNELFRLYTNYRTTMKSIQKQLEFELETSYTGQEVLQEIANKEEMLWAKCMDVNDNWNAEVALEREQRLANEREARREEILAQLIEKEEDKKKKLAAVEEIIRLEKEKSKTYITVENIDEAIEKALDNVVDHKYALDLAGNILKGNDPNEPTTGTMSSHTLRVQSIN; translated from the exons ATGCAAAATTTGTGCAAAGTTGAATTGCTGTACGGCAAACTGCTGTGCAAGACTAAGGCCATAAACCAGCAACCGGTTAGGTACACTAGAAAACCCAGATGGTTGCCGAAAGCGCCGACCAAAATGTTCCGCGTGCCCGTTCGACCACAGATTTCCACCGAAGAGAATAATGAACTGTTCCGACTGTACACCAACTACAGGACTACCATGAAATCCATACA GAAACAACTGGAATTTGAACTGGAGACATCGTATACGGGTCAAGAGGTGTTGCAAGAAATCGCCAATAAAGAAGAAATGTTATGGGCGAAATGCATGGATGTCAACGACAATTGGAATGCCGAAGTGGCCTTAGAACGGGAACAGAGGTTGGCAAATGAACGTGAAGCCCGGCGTGAAGAAATTTTAGCTCAACTCATAGAAAAAGAAGaagataaaaagaaaaaactggCAGCGGTTGAGGAAATCATCCGATTAGAAAAG gaaaaatcaaaaacttatATAACCGTTGAAAACATAGATGAAGCTATTGAAAAGGCCCTGGATAATGTGGTTGATCATAAATATGCTTTAGATTTAGCTGGTAATATCCTCAAAGGTAATGATCCAAACGAACCAACTACAGGAACAATGAGCTCTCATACACTGCGAGTCCAGTCAATCAACtaa